In Arachis hypogaea cultivar Tifrunner chromosome 2, arahy.Tifrunner.gnm2.J5K5, whole genome shotgun sequence, a genomic segment contains:
- the LOC112743800 gene encoding uncharacterized protein — MGGSVSKSTRKRRFSEKYVTNLKEKVMVLQEEIKDVMYEREKESRSYEREIMVFTFKEADWKQEGKRMREEVKMLRKMVEEKEERIRDLEEKSKKGSRSSSDEKEWEQMETKLLVEQMKEERVRRDEAVEKWKHLYLAIKTELDDLIHRTYHGDGLYWKAEEKEIQMETMKKELQDKEETIKALKSHLDSLEQEKYKKEREFDLLRQSLRIMNGKKCSVHKKEKIKKSRLGT, encoded by the exons ATGGGTGGCAGTGTTAGTAAGAGTACTAGGAAGAGGAGATTCTCAGAAAAATATGTAACGAATTTGAAGGAGAAAGTGATGGTTCTCCAAGAAGAGATAAAGGACGTGATGTATGAGAGGGAGAAGGAGAGTAGGAGCTACGAGAGAGAGATAATGGTGTTCACTTTCAAGGAGGCAGATTGGAAACAAGAAGGGAAAAGAATGAGGGAGGAAGTGAAGATGCTAAGGAAGATGGTtgaggagaaagaagagaggataagAGATTTGGAAGAGAAGAGTAAGAAGGGTAGTAGAAGTAGTAGTGATGAGAAAGAGTGGGAGCAAATGGAGACAAAGCTATTAGTTGAACAGATGAAAGAAGAGAGAGTAAGAAGAGATGAAGCTGTTGAGAAGTGGAAGCATCTCTATCTTGCTATCAAGACTGAGCTTGATGACCTCATTCACAGGACATATCATG GGGACGGTCTATATTGGAAGGCAGAGGAAAAGGAGATCCAAATGGAAACTATGAAGAAAGAACTTCAAGACAAGGAAGAAACAATCAAAGCATTAAAATCTCATCTCGATTCGTTGGAGCAAGAGAAGTACAAAAAGGAGAGGGAATTTGACTTGTTAAGGCAAAGCTTGAGGATCATGAATGGCAAGAAGTGTTCAgttcataagaaagagaagatcaAGAAAAGTAGATTGGGAACATGA
- the LOC140176973 gene encoding agamous-like MADS-box protein AGL13, with amino-acid sequence MCCNNQSWYQEVSKLKAKYESLQRTQRHLFGKDLGPLSIKELQNLEKQLEGSLAQARQRKLVVDANIDYNAREGRSIAEVSTLISIADRGFWLLALATLFAKGINSPYTVPKSKVTGTRSDIENLILRKQMKMEKYKKAEKPEAEDQFMTPLFKSMDTIMMNGFYTDEVPILEPN; translated from the exons atgtgtTGCAATAATCAGAGCTGGTACCAGGAGGTATCAAAGCTAAAGGCAAAGTATGAGTCTCTACAAAGGACTCAGAG GCACTTGTTTGGGAAAGATCTTGGACCATTGAGCATAAAGGAGCTGCAGAATCTTGAGAAACAGCTTGAAGGTTCTTTAGCACAGGCCAGGCAGAGAAAA CTAGTTGTTGATGCCAATATAGACTATAATGCTCGGGAAGGGAGGAGCATAGCAGAGGTGAGCACCTTAATCTCTATAGCTGACAGAGGGTTTTG GCTTCTTGCACTGGCTACTTTATTTGCTAAGGGTATTAATAGTCCATATACTGT CCCCAAATCGAAAGTTACTGGAACTAGATCAGATATTGAG aaTTTGATACTCAGAAAACAGATgaaaatggaaaaatataagaagGCAGAGAAGCCTGAGGCAGAGGATCAATTCATGACCCCACTGTTTAAATCAATGGACACAATAATGATGAATGGTTTCTATACAGATGAAGTTCCAATTTTAGAACCTAATTAA